ATGATAGTAGATACTCCTGCATCCAAAATTCTTCATGACATGAATAGTTTTGCAATGAATTGTGATATTTACATATGTGAGCATATGTAGAATTAGAAAAAGGTTAGTTGTGTACACAAGCAATTTGAAAACCAATATCCCAACAAACTATAACCAAGGATTGACTTATATGATTTCACACATAATAGTTGTTTGAGTTTATTAACACTTATATTCACACATAATACAAAACTACTCAAAAAATGGTTGTTACTGCAGAGAGTTTACAATAAGAAAGCTGTAAATATACATATTGgtacaattttcacaaaattatatgatttcaaAGTAGGCATATTGGGCTTGTGGTCGTCTTATGAATCATAGGTATAGTTGATTTTTGGGCTCAAAGGAGAACATATTTACTAAGGTTTTACTTTATCCCATTTCAATGACTTATGCTTCATGTGGAATGACTTAAACTTCCGTTAatagatattatgttttttccATCAAAGTCACACATGGAAATCAACAAACTCTCATGCCTAATGCCCTTTTCTTAGTGTGTTTACCTCCTAAAATTTcttcataggaaaaaaaattaggctatatttggttgctaaaaagtactaaagaaaaataaggaaaataattttctcacatttgctttatcatggaaaatatgaaaaggaaaatcatttttttgcaAAGTGCATTAGTAAacaatttagttttttcttcacattttcctcTCTAATTTCTTTCCCTAAAACTTAAGctatttgagaaagaaaattttaatccatgcatatattattaaatgagCAAAAAGATCTACTCCAATAGCATTGGTGAAACAAATTCAATGGGTAGAACCGTTCTTGAGGCCTCTTTGTTAAGCCCTTTCAAAAAATTTGCACTTACCATTAgctcatgaaaaataaaatttcaagtaaaaagcataaaaaataaaataaaataaaataaaaaagataaaacagaAAATGTAGcaacaatagaaaaaaaaattaaatgatatgTTGTGGTAGTGGAAAAGAAAttcgaaatcacaagaggaagGAGCTTTTATAGTCGTATGCAATTCTTAATTGAAAACTAAACCTACAAGATATTCACAGAGCCAAATACAATGTTTCTTGATTaaacaggaaaaataaaataatataacaaagcATAGTTATAAATGGGAATGAAAATATGGAACACAAAGCAGAAAGTACTTGGGCTAATAAACGCAAAGAAGAGCAAGAGCTTGGATCAAAGGCCTTCATGATAAAATCACCTCATCTTCCCAATCGTATGTTATGCAGGGGATGTGAGAAATCTTGAGCCATTCTTTACCTTTATCCCTCCTCAGTAGAGGACAGTCATCAATATCAAGATGAGAAAGGGAGGAAAGCAACCCCTGTTTTGGGAAGGACTTGAGGTTTCCACATTTCGAAATCTCCAGAGTTTCAAGAGAGGTGAGGTGCTGAAGCCCCTTATTGTCCACGAATTTCAGATTTGGAAAACCCCTAATTTCAAGGGAGGTGAGAGTGGAGGGCAGAAATCGCTCCTCGGAAATCTTTCTTTCTCACATCCCTCAATCCCCGACATTCTAAGAAAGGGAAGCGTTTGCAAGCCCCACTCCATCCGATTGGCCACAGTTTGTTGCAATTCCTGATGTGAAGCTCAAATAACTTAGTGGGCAAACCCCCTTCTggaaatgaatcaatttctggACAATTATCTCACCTAGTCGCTAAACTAAACTAATAGTTGTTTGAGTTTATTAACATCTATATTCACATATGATATtaaactttccaaaaaaaatgacTATTATTGTAGAGAGTTCACAATAAGAAagtagtaaatatatatatatatattggtacaattttcacaaaattatatgatttcaaAGTAACTATATCAGGGCTTGTGGTCGTCTTATGAATCATaagtataattgatttttgGGCTCAAAGGAGAACATACTTAATGGGGTTTGCCTTATCCCATTTCAATGACTTAAGCTTGATGTGGAATCACCTGAActtcttttaaaagatattaagcATTGTCCATCAAAATCACATGAAAATCAACAAGCTCACATATCTAATGCCCCTGTTTTAATGTACGTGTTTACCTCATAATAAGGATTTTTGATATTCAAATTCTACGGCATTTTATGTCATATTGAAAGTTGTCTATTGAAGATATATCTTCCACGATTTTCATATtggttacttattttttttaaaaattatatgaaagatgttttttgaaaaaacactttccatATTAAAACTATTAAGAATTCACAACAATTTTGACAACGCTAGAAGTTATCCCTTAAAGAGAcacatttcacaatttttatattaggcacatattaaaaataattgaatttataataaaagtgtcttttgaaaaaacactttccatattgaaagaaatataaatttatattaaagatgacttttgaaaaaaacaatttccatattaaaaatattaaggaatttaCAACAGTTTTGGTCATGTTGGAAGTTGTcacttaaaaaaacaatttccacaATTTCATATTAGACAcacattgaaattaaaaaatgaatttctatTAAAGTTACCTTTTGAAGttgtttatctttaataaaaattatctaaacttaaaagaaaaagaagttctcttaaagttgttttttgaaCAAACAACTTCTATGCATAAGAATATTGtcttttaaagtaataattttaatgaaatacaCCAAGTAAAAGCAAGAGGCTAATAAACATCAAATACAATATTTcctaattaaaaatgaaaaaacaatataacaaattaaCGATATAgttaattgcattttttttcaagattaaaaatttgaaagtgactttggaaatcatttggtaactatttttaatttttttttaaaaaaatttgataacaaaaagaatgaaaaaagaaaagcaaagttataaaaatagagaatataaaattatatccaAACTACATCTAAGTGGTGCTTTGCCTTTATTCTTTATTTGAGTGATACCCCCACAAATTATATCTGGACTATCTACTGGGCACCACTTGATgtctcaaaaataaaagaattatataaaaggaaaaaaataaagtcttAAAATATTAGCACCATTAGGTAGCACAGTCTGGATGCTAGAGCAGTTATAAACTTGCTGACTCACGGGGAAttggtaaatgaaaataaaacacaaagcATAAAGTACCTGAGCCAATAAATGCAAAGGAGAGCAAGAGCTTCGATGGAAGGGCCTCATGATAAGATCACCTCATTATCGAACGCTATGCAGGGGATGTGAGAAATGTTGGGCCATTCTTTCCCTTTATCCCTTTGGCACCGTTTTTTCAGGAGAGGACACTCTGCAATATAAAGACGTGAAAGGGAGGAGGGCAGCCCTTGTTTTGGGAAGGACTTGAGGTTTCCACATTTCCCAATCCGCAGAGTTTCAAGAGAGGTGAGGTGCCGAAACCCCTTATTGTCCAGGGATTTCAAATTTGGAAAACCCATAATTTCAAGGGAGGTGAGAGTGGAGGGCAGAAATCCCTCCTCGGgaaatctttctttctcataTCCTTCAATCCCCAACGTTCTAAGAAAGGGAAGCGTTTGCAAGCCCCACTCCATCTGATTGGCCACGAGTTTGCTGCAATTCCCGATCTCAAGCTTAGATAGATTAGTGGGCAATCCCCCTTCTggaaatgaatcaatttctggACAATCATATATATACAAATCTTGAAGGGATGTAAGGAGGGTGTGCATCCCTTGGGGCAGTGACTTAAGCTTTTCGCAGTCATGTATCCAAAGCTGTCTTAAATTGGGAGTGGGCAATCCTCCTCGTGGAAAAGATACCAGATTAGGGCAATTACATATTTCCAATGATTGGAGAGATGTGAGATCCACGTGGTGAAGTCCATCTGGAATGTAAAGGGACTCCAGATTTCCACAATTTTCGATAAGAAGATACTCAAGCTTTGTGAAGGAGGCTAATGGAAAGGACGTGAGAGAATCACAACTATCAGTTATGCTGAATTTGGTAAGGGAAGCGTAGTGGTTGTGCGTCATATCCTCCTGGAATGCTAACTCCAATTTCTTACAGTCGAAGATTGAAAGTGTCTTCAATGAATCAATGTCCCTGGGCAAGGACCTCAGAGAATCACAATCCATGAAGAACAAGTGTTGCAGAGTCGTATTATTTTGCATCATTCCCTCTGGTAGGGACTCCAGAATGGGACAGTATCTGATTTGAAGCCTTTCAAGCATGGTTGGCAGCGCCATCTCCGGAAAAGATGCAAGACTCTCACATTGCAGGATGTTCAAGTTTTTAAGAGAGGTAAGGCTGTGAAGAATGGGTGGCATTTCCTTTAGCTCGGGACAACAACGCACAGACAACTGTACAAGAGAATGCAGTTGGCCCAATTCATCTGGTATTTTACAAACATTGCTTATATCCAAAGAAGCCAACGAGGTGAGACTGCTCGCACTCCTAACAACCACATCATCACATTCCTCCAACATCAATTCACGCATGGAGGGAGCCATTGGAAGACGACACACCAGCTGCCCGCATTTACTAATCtcaagttttgttaatttaggAAGGTGTTTGGGTAAATCCTTTTTCAGCTTTGGACATTTCTTGATATAAAGCTCCTTCAAACAAGGGAATTCAACTCCACGACAAACCCATTCCTCCCACTCTAACATCTCTTCAAACCTCAGAATCTCTAGGGATCCAAATGGCTTAATTGAAGTTGAACTACAATAGCTATTCCCATACAACTCTACACCTACCTTTCGCACATCAGCCATCTTCACAATACAGAGATCCTTGAGAGACTGTAAGTGCCCAAGTGGCGGCAAAGACAAGCAATTTTTACAATCTCTAAGTTGTAAGAAAACTAAATTCATGAACGAAGGATCCTCTAaccattttggaaattttatgcCATAGAAGCATTCAATGCTGAGCCTTTTCACCTTGTTATGAGGCTGAAGCTTttcgagaactttggtttgaatCTCCAAGTCACCAACAATCGCATTTGGATCCCATGCAAACACTAAGTCCTGAAGGTCTTcctttttcatcaaattaactTCTGTAGCATTCTCCACATTCTCCACATTCTGTAAGTTTAAAATGGAGAGTACTCCTTGCAGGTGTGCAAGATCTCGTAACTCCCCGAGTCTTGCACCACCATGCTTGCCAACAACAAAAGTAGTCAACATTCGAAGATCTTTTAATCCATTGATTCCCATTGGCATCCCTTCTATTTTTGTTCTAGAGATATCCAAATGACGCAAGTTGATGAGCTTTCCAATCTCGGCCGGTAACTCGGTAAGCCAACGACATTCTGACAAAATCAATGATCGCAAATTCAAAAGCATACCTATTGATTTAGGTAACTTCCGAATTTCAGTGTTAGAAAGGTTCAAATACCACAAAtgtttcaaatttccaaatgaaTCGGGCAAATAAGTGATATTATAGTAAGATAAGGATAAAACCCGCATACATCTGAATTTCGGCAATACATCGTGTAGAATTTTATCACTTAAGTAGCAATGTAATTCATAACCAGGCTTACTTAATGGTAGGAAGGTCCGTAatttatcaatttcatgaagACGATCAAATTTCTTGGAGATTTCAAATTCTTCACGATCGTATGACAAATGTCGAGCattctttgaaacatttttttgcTGTCCCATTTCCAATCTGAAACAAAATTCTCCGGATACAAATTGAGCCAAATCGTGAATCAAATCATGCATCACAAACATCGACTTATTATGACCGGATTGTTGAAAGAATGACCTTGATAATAGGTTCTGAAAACATATTTCACCAACATCTTCCATCATCTCCCCTCCTTTCAAGCTACCCACTAAACCTTGCGCCACCCACAACAAAATTAACTCCTCCTTTTGAAATTCATAATCCTTTGGAAAGATGGAACAATATGCAAAGCACTGCTTCACTTTTGTAGGGAGGTAATGGTAACTCAAGTGTAGAGCCGGAAGAATTCTACTTTGTTCTGTTCGTAAATCCCATATTTCGCTGTTCAGCATATCCTTCCAAGTCTTCTCATCTTGTTTACAGCGCAACAGACCTGCCAATGTATTTGCAGCCAAAGGCAAACCGTcacatttctttattattttcctacCAATAGGTTCCAAGTTTTGGCGGGCATCTGGAGTTACGTTTTCGAAGGCAATGCCTGCAAATAGTGACCAACAATCTTCATCAGAGAGTTTACTAAGATGATGGGAAGAGGTGGTGCGCATAATAGATGCAACATCTTCAAGACGAGTTGTTACCATTACCACACTGCCTTGTGCTCCATTTCTAAAAGGAGCTTGTAAGGTACTCCAGCTATTGGGGTCCTCCTTCCATATATCATCCAAAACAAGGAAAAACCTTTTTCCATTCAACTTTTTCTGCAAACTATCTTGTAGTGATTGCAGTGTATTAGAAGTATCAGATGAATGCTCAGAGACCGACTCTAAAATTGCTTTCGTTATCCCTACCAAATCAAACTGATCAGATACACACACCCAAACTCTGATATCGAAATTGTCCCCAATCCTCTCGTCGTTATAGATCATTTGAGCGAGGGTTGTTTTTCCAACCCCACCCATACCAACAATCGGAATCACCTGAACCTTATCAGCAGTAGCTATTTCATCAGATAGCAACAATCCCATGATCTTCTCCTTATCACCATCCCTACCATAAAACTCAGCCTTATCTATCAAAGAAGTAGTCAACCTTTGTTCAGTCACTGATGACACCCCTCCAACACTCTGTGTCAGATGGAGATCAGACTTTCTTTTTACAATCGCATCTAATTCCTGGGTGATTATCTTGATCTTTTGACCAATCTTCTTATTGAATATCACACCGCTAGGATGAAAAGAGGGGATAAGCTTCCGTACCTTGCTGGTGCTGGTTTGGGGCCCTTGTACCCAACTGCATCGCTTAGCCTCCATGTCAAACTCGTCCAGGACATCTTCGATGTCGTAAGCTAAAGCTTTGAGATCGTCCACCCACCTCTTCACCGCTTCCTCCCGAATCTGCCTCTGCTCAGCATCATGCAGCACTGCTTGGAGATGCAACAAAGTGTTCCTCCACTCCTGGAGCACTGCTGTGTCTACTTTGATCCGGCGTGCATAATCTAACAAAGGGGTAGCCACCAGCTTGTCCAGCACCACCTCAAACAAGGAAGACAGAAACGCCTCCACCACAACCATCTTTTCTTCCGAAATGAAGCTTTTGTGGGAAAAGCGTCTGCTTGTGTACAGACATGAAGTAGGGAAAAGGATGAAGAATTCATCCAGCTTTAAATACTGTTTTACCCTTGTCCATTCTTAAGCTCATGCTTACTGTAtggaagaatgagaaaacagaGGAGGGTATTTCAGGAAATTTGTCAAAACTTGACGTCCAAAgcaaatgccaaaaaaaaaaaattgtataaattgaCTTGATTCCCTTGCAAGTGGTCGTACGtggtagggaaaaaaaaataatgtgccAAATTTGATCCAACTACGAGACACCCaagatatttatgttttttcttttgttatttttctatgaCTTCAATAAAccaaggtcatgtttggttcctaTTAGTATtaaggaaatattttataaatattaaaagaaaattattgacaaatcaaatcaaaatattaccCTTCCTCACAatgaaagtacaaaaaaaagaagggttCTTTAAAAACTTCCACAAATTATACAATTCTAAAGAACTGTTCTACACGGTTCAATATTGAGAAGAATGGTCAATTAATActgaaataaggaaagaaaat
This DNA window, taken from Vitis riparia cultivar Riparia Gloire de Montpellier isolate 1030 chromosome 13, EGFV_Vit.rip_1.0, whole genome shotgun sequence, encodes the following:
- the LOC117928689 gene encoding putative disease resistance RPP13-like protein 1 isoform X2, coding for MVVVEAFLSSLFEVVLDKLVATPLLDYARRIKVDTAVLQEWRNTLLHLQAVLHDAEQRQIREEAVKRWVDDLKALAYDIEDVLDEFDMEAKRCSWVQGPQTSTSKVRKLIPSFHPSGVIFNKKIGQKIKIITQELDAIVKRKSDLHLTQSVGGVSSVTEQRLTTSLIDKAEFYGRDGDKEKIMGLLLSDEIATADKVQVIPIVGMGGVGKTTLAQMIYNDERIGDNFDIRVWVCVSDQFDLVGITKAILESVSEHSSDTSNTLQSLQDSLQKKLNGKRFFLVLDDIWKEDPNSWSTLQAPFRNGAQGSVVMVTTRLEDVASIMRTTSSHHLSKLSDEDCWSLFAGIAFENVTPDARQNLEPIGRKIIKKCDGLPLAANTLAGLLRCKQDEKTWKDMLNSEIWDLRTEQSRILPALHLSYHYLPTKVKQCFAYCSIFPKDYEFQKEELILLWVAQGLVGSLKGGEMMEDVGEICFQNLLSRSFFQQSGHNKSMFVMHDLIHDLAQFVSGEFCFRLEMGQQKNVSKNARHLSYDREEFEISKKFDRLHEIDKLRTFLPLSKPGYELHCYLSDKILHDVLPKFRCMRVLSLSYYNITYLPDSFGNLKHLWYLNLSNTEIRKLPKSIGMLLNLRSLILSECRWLTELPAEIGKLINLRHLDISRTKIEGMPMGINGLKDLRMLTTFVVGKHGGARLGELRDLAHLQGVLSILNLQNVENVENATEVNLMKKEDLQDLVFAWDPNAIVGDLEIQTKVLEKLQPHNKVKRLSIECFYGIKFPKWLEDPSFMNLVFLQLRDCKNCLSLPPLGHLQSLKDLCIVKMADVRKVGVELYGNSYCSSTSIKPFGSLEILRFEEMLEWEEWVCRGVEFPCLKELYIKKCPKLKKDLPKHLPKLTKLEISKCGQLVCRLPMAPSMRELMLEECDDVVVRSASSLTSLASLDISNVCKIPDELGQLHSLVQLSVRCCPELKEMPPILHSLTSLKNLNILQCESLASFPEMALPTMLERLQIRYCPILESLPEGMMQNNTTLQHLFFMDCDSLRSLPRDIDSLKTLSIFDCKKLELAFQEDMTHNHYASLTKFSITDSCDSLTSFPLASFTKLEYLLIENCGNLESLYIPDGLHHVDLTSLQSLEICNCPNLVSFPRGGLPTPNLRQLWIHDCEKLKSLPQGMHTLLTSLQDLYIYDCPEIDSFPEGGLPTNLSKLEIGNCSKLVANQMEWGLQTLPFLRTLGIEGYEKERFPEEGFLPSTLTSLEIMGFPNLKSLDNKGFRHLTSLETLRIGKCGNLKSFPKQGLPSSLSRLYIAECPLLKKRCQRDKGKEWPNISHIPCIAFDNEVILS
- the LOC117928689 gene encoding putative disease resistance RPP13-like protein 1 isoform X1, whose product is MVVVEAFLSSLFEVVLDKLVATPLLDYARRIKVDTAVLQEWRNTLLHLQAVLHDAEQRQIREEAVKRWVDDLKALAYDIEDVLDEFDMEAKRCSWVQGPQTSTSKVRKLIPSFHPSGVIFNKKIGQKIKIITQELDAIVKRKSDLHLTQSVGGVSSVTEQRLTTSLIDKAEFYGRDGDKEKIMGLLLSDEIATADKVQVIPIVGMGGVGKTTLAQMIYNDERIGDNFDIRVWVCVSDQFDLVGITKAILESVSEHSSDTSNTLQSLQDSLQKKLNGKRFFLVLDDIWKEDPNSWSTLQAPFRNGAQGSVVMVTTRLEDVASIMRTTSSHHLSKLSDEDCWSLFAGIAFENVTPDARQNLEPIGRKIIKKCDGLPLAANTLAGLLRCKQDEKTWKDMLNSEIWDLRTEQSRILPALHLSYHYLPTKVKQCFAYCSIFPKDYEFQKEELILLWVAQGLVGSLKGGEMMEDVGEICFQNLLSRSFFQQSGHNKSMFVMHDLIHDLAQFVSGEFCFRLEMGQQKNVSKNARHLSYDREEFEISKKFDRLHEIDKLRTFLPLSKPGYELHCYLSDKILHDVLPKFRCMRVLSLSYYNITYLPDSFGNLKHLWYLNLSNTEIRKLPKSIGMLLNLRSLILSECRWLTELPAEIGKLINLRHLDISRTKIEGMPMGINGLKDLRMLTTFVVGKHGGARLGELRDLAHLQGVLSILNLQNVENVENATEVNLMKKEDLQDLVFAWDPNAIVGDLEIQTKVLEKLQPHNKVKRLSIECFYGIKFPKWLEDPSFMNLVFLQLRDCKNCLSLPPLGHLQSLKDLCIVKMADVRKVGVELYGNSYCSSTSIKPFGSLEILRFEEMLEWEEWVCRGVEFPCLKELYIKKCPKLKKDLPKHLPKLTKLEISKCGQLVCRLPMAPSMRELMLEECDDVVVRSASSLTSLASLDISNVCKIPDELGQLHSLVQLSVRCCPELKEMPPILHSLTSLKNLNILQCESLASFPEMALPTMLERLQIRYCPILESLPEGMMQNNTTLQHLFFMDCDSLRSLPRDIDSLKTLSIFDCKKLELAFQEDMTHNHYASLTKFSITDSCDSLTSFPLASFTKLEYLLIENCGNLESLYIPDGLHHVDLTSLQSLTIADCPNLVSFPRGGLPTPNLRLHWIRNCEKLKSLPQGMHTLLTSLQHLYIDDCPEIDSFPEGGLPTNLSDLHIRKCNKLVANQMDWGLQTLLFLRTLTIEGCEKERFPEERFLPSTLTSLKIGGFPNLKSLDNKGFQHLTSLETLWISKCGNLKSFPKQGLPSSLSRLKIDDCPLLKKRCQRDKGKEWPNISHIPCIAFDLDDTKNEEVILS